Proteins co-encoded in one Triticum urartu cultivar G1812 unplaced genomic scaffold, Tu2.1 TuUngrouped_contig_5979, whole genome shotgun sequence genomic window:
- the LOC125529963 gene encoding uncharacterized protein LOC125529963, producing PGPFSRREFRSAQALGGHMNVHRRDRARLRQCVSPPDHQAQPQPTSPHDHHEHLQPGMQYRAAVRPKSPQDQQASMIGPSTTSPSYISSIIKESRNKVFISMPAEEASESGDEGERRKRRRVVDQPPAVALPFFLRWSPASSEREGMQGADDGDTKVPKAAPSPSPLLLGVGRQEVDLELRLGTS from the coding sequence GGACACATGAACGTGCACCGCCGCGACCGAGCTCGTCTCCGGCAGTGCGTCTCCCCGCCAGACCATCAAGCACAGCCCCAGCCGACAAGCCCTCATGATCATCATGAGCACCTTCAGCCAGGGATGCAGTATAGGGCGGCAGTGCGCCCTAAATCTCCACAGGATCAGCAGGCCAGCATGATAGGCCCCTCTACTACCTCTCCTTCCTATATATCCAGCATCATCAAAGAGAGCAGGAACAAGGTGTTCATCTCCATGCCTGCTGAGGAAGCCTCGGAAAGCGGCGATGAGGGGGAAAGGAGGAAGCGCAGGCGTGTCGTCGATCAGCCTCCAGCGGTGGCGCTACCGTTCTTCCTGCGGTGGTCACCAGCATCAAGTGAAAGAGAGGGAATGCAAGGAGCTGACGACGGTGATACAAAGGTACCCAAAGCAGCCCCAAGCCCTAGCCCTCTCCTTCTTGGAGTAGGCCGGCAAGAAGTGGATCTAGAGCTTAGGCTTGGGACTAGCTAG